TTTTTTACTTTATAATACATATCATTGTTTTTTATAGCTTTGTTGTATATTGAATCAACTGTATCGTGTGATATATTGTTAGTTCCATAAATCTGAAGTGATATACTTTCATCATCGGATTTAAGCATATTCCCATTAGCAGTTTCTTCAACTACTTTTAGTTCACTAGGATACTTAATCGAACATAAAAACTTTGCATTAAGATAATTTTTATATTCAACTTCTTTAGGTAACTCACTTTGTGACTTAGTATTTGATGTTTTTTGGTCCTCAATTGCCTTTGCATCTGACAATTTTTTATCTGCTATTATTTTTGCATCTACTATTTTCTTATCTGCTATTATTTTAGCATCTAAAATTCTCTTGTCTGCAACCTGCTCCGGTGTCCCTATTGTAGATTTGGCATTCTCTGCTGACAGCGACGGTGAAAGTATTTTATATATAACCCCTATTACAATAAGTAGTCCTATAACTGATAAACTTATAATGACTTTTATTGACCTTTTCATTAGTTTTCCTCCTAATAATTCATCTTTAGTAACAATTCTATGCTTTAATTTTTTACCTGAATAATATATTACCCTCCTAACTGTCACTGATGTATTCAGTATACATTATTCTGTTGTCTTTCCAAAGTCAATAAGTTACTATTAATGTAATAAAATTCCTGTATCACTTTCTTTTACCCTAGGGAATATATACCTTAAATTAATTATTTTCATTTTGTTTTTCTATTTCTAAAAGTTTTTCTTTCACACTCAACCCACCTGCATAACCAACCAATTTACCATTAGCACCAATGACACGATGACAAGGTATTAATATAAAAATCGGATTTTTATTATTTGCCATTCCTACTGCACGAGCTGCTTTTATATTACCAATATTTTTTGCTATATCCTTATAACTGTTAGTTTTTCCATAAGGGATTTCTAGCAGTGAACTCCATACTTTTTGCTGAAATTCTGTCCCACTAGGAGCAAGCGGTAAATCAAATATTTTTCTTTTTCCAGAAAAATATTCTTGAAGTTGCATATTTGCTTTTTTTAGCAAAACGGTCTCATTAACATTTATACCCTCAGGCATTTTTGGAGCAAAATTCATCTGAGTTATAGCTACGCCATTCTCAACAATTCCTATTTTCCCAATTATTGTTTCATAATAAAATATGTTATTAATATTACCACCTCCACTTTTAGTTTCTTTATAATACATATTACTATATTCTTTTATAACTGTCTGCCTGAATATCAATTTAATATTTCATATATTCAACTACTTTAATTATACATATAAAACTGGTCTTAGTAACAAAGCGGTTATATATACATAATATGTATTGAAAACTATTTTTTATGGAGGATATATATGTACCAGTGCCCCTATTTTTATAATATGATCATGTTCAATAGATATGTACAGCTCAACGATAGTATAAATCTTGTTTTAGATTCTCAAAATAATAATAACATACCAAAAAATTTCCGTAAGTCATCTACTTTATTAAATACGCAAACCAATAAGAATTTAAATCTTAGTGGACTAAACACATTAAACATTTCTGGAAGTCAACAATTTTCAAGAGATAATTTACCTATGGTAATAAATAGTATAAACACATCCTTACCAATTACTATCATTGACCTAAGACAAGAATCACACGGATTTATTAATGGATTACCTATTAGCTGGGCTAATGCAAAAAATGATGCTAACATAGGATTAACTAAAAATCAAGTATTACTTGATGAATATAATAAACTAAGTAATATAAAACTAAATGTGCCTATTACATTTTATAATCATAAAAATACAACTATAATTCCAACAAAAGTTGAAGATGAACAATATCTTGTTAATTCTAAATCATTATCCTATAACCGCATAACCGTTACCGATGGTAAAATACCTAAAGATGATATGGTTGATTACTTTGTAGCGCTTGTACTATCACAGCCTAAAAACAGTTGGTTTCATTTTCACTGTAAACAAGGTATAGGTAGGACCACTACCTTCATGATTATGTATGATATGATCAAAAATTCAGCCAAAGTTACAGCTGAAGACATTATAGAACGACAATTACTATTAGCTAATTTTGATGAGAGTCATATCAAGTCTTTTAATAATAATGAAAGAGTTAATTTCTTAAATAATTTTTATAAATACTGTAGGAAAAATAGTAATGAGTTTTATTAAATGGAGTGAATTCAGAAAAAATCTAGATACTAATAATTATATAAAAAATCCTATAACTCCAACTTACTTATATGTTATATCTCAAAATGCAATGACGCCAGCTGAAAGGACAATGATAGCTACCCTTCAAGGACTTGTTAATAAACAATCATCTATTCAAATATATACGCTTAGTTCCTCACAACCAGATTATCAAACATGGCTTGATAATTTAAAAGAAGAATATGGAATTCCATACGAAAATGTCTTAAATCCGTGGCGCTTATTAGACGTATTTAAAGATTATATTAATGGATATGTTCTTTACAATAATAAAACACTAAATGATCCTTCAATAAATAACGCTTGTTCACTTGCCTCCTTAAATAATTGCATTGCGATTGATGAAGTTATCCAAGACAAAACACGAATCTATGGAATTACAAAGATTATAGGTGACTGTAGAAATACTACTGAGAGCTGGGCTTTTGATAATTTATGGAACTCTGGTCTAAATCATTCCATAGTAATTCAGTTATCACCATATAAATCTTGTGCATTAAGAGACTATGGCATAATGAGCAAATCTCTAATTTTCTATGAAGATAAAATTGACGTCACAACCCTACGAGATAAAATATTTTCGGCCCTAGATAAAGACTCCACTTGCCTCGGTTGGGGCCCGGATGAATTTATTAATGTAAGTACAACTTCTAAATATGGTGTTAGTATGGTTGCTGCAGATTGGTCTTATAATTTAACTGTATTAAGTTCATTTCCTTCATTACCTATGGATCAAAAATCGTTAGTTACCGTACCTATTAAAGAAAATGTTCATCATGTAACATTTATTATGTCCGATGGAGATAATCAGCAGTGGGATCTTGGAACTAATTATGGTTCTCATAAATGGTATGGTTCCCCTTATAAAGGGAAATTCAATTTGGGATGGTCATTAAGCCCCTCCTTATATTATCTTGCACCGACTGTATTTAAACTATATTATGAAAGTGCATCTCATGGATCTACCAATGACTATTTTATAGTACCACCATCTGGGAACGGCTACATGTACCCAAGTAAATTTGATAAGAAATCACTATCTATATATATTAATAGATTAAATGATTATATGGAAAAAGTAGATGAGAAATATGTATCAATCATTGATGACTCTTCTTTTCACAATAACGATCTTTGGGATAAGTTTACTATAAAACCTAATATACACGGATTATTTTATCTTGACTATCATAAACACGGCAACTACCACGGGGAGATTATTTGGTCAAATAATAAACCCATAGTTTCCTGTAGAGATTTACTGTGGGATAATATTGAAAGTGAAGAGGAACTTATTAAAAATATTAATCATCGAATTGATTCTGGTAAAGTGGATATTAATAATTCTAATAGTTACACTTTTGTTTATGTTCATGCTTGGAGCAAAGACCTTAGCAATATTGAAACAGTAGTAAATAAATTAAAAGAAAATCCTAAAGTTGCAATAGTAACCCCTGAAACATTTATGAAATTGATAATGAATAATGTTAAAAATAAACATCAAAAGGCCAGAACATAATGTTCTAGCCTTTTGATGTTTATCTTAATTTGTTGTATTCACTGTAACTTTATATCTCATAAAAATTTTTACTATATATGTTAAAATTAATATTAATATTGAGGTTCTTGATTCTGAATATATTTTTGTCTTCCTTTTAAAATATCCATAGCAGAATCAAGTTGTACTGCTATTTGTTCAAAATCATTTTTCGCTTTCTCATCCTCTGTTTCTAGAGAAAAAGTCTTCATTGTAGCTGAAGCGCTTTGTATTCCAGCAATTGCTTGTTGCATTTGTGTTCCTACAGTCATGTTTTCACCTCCCTTAAATATATTTAATAGCTCTTGCAGAGATGATTACCCTTTTGGTTTAAATATTATTGCACCAATAAAGCCAAAGATTATTGCAGCAGCTATTCCAGAACTCGCCGCCTTAAAAACGCCAGTAAATACTCCTATAAATCCTGTTTGCTCTGCATCTATTAGAGCTCCTGCTACAAGTGTATTTCCAAAACTACTTATTGGTACAAATGCACCTGCTCCTGCAATTTTAACCAAAGGATCATATAGTCCAAGCCCCCCTAAAATTGTTCCTATCACAACTAACGTACATGTAGTATGTGCAGGTGTAATCTTTAAAATATCCATTATAAGTTGGCCAATAACACAAATTAGACCACCTACTATAAATGCTAAAATAAATTTTTCCATAAATAAACTCACACCTCTTTTTTTACATTTCTATGGAAACTGCATGAGCAATACAAGGTATGCTTTCCTTTTGTTGATATGATATGGGAGACATTAATGCACCTGTTGCAACAATCAATATCCTCTTTAATTCCCCTCTACGCATACGGTTAAGAAAATGCCCATATGTTACAGTAGCTGAGCACCCACAACCACTACCACCCGAAAAAACTGGTTGATCTTTTTTATATATTAAAAGTCCACAGTCGGTAAATATATTAGGCATCATTTCTATACCATGATCTTTTAATAAACTGATAGCAATTTCGTGTCCTACCTTGCCTAAATCTCCAGTGGCAATTAAATCATAATATGAATCATCAATATTTAAATCTCTAAAATGCGCCTCTATAGTATCTACGGCAGCCGGTGCCATAGCAGCTCCCATGTTATATGGGTCTGATATCCCCATATCTATTACTCTTCCCATGGTAGCCGAAGTTACTCTAGGACCAACTCCTTCGCCACAAAGCACTGCAGCTCCAGCCCCAGTTACTGTCCATTGAGCAGTGGGAGGTCTTTGACCACCATACTCTGTAGGATATCTATATTGTTTTTCTGCAGTTGCATTATGGCTACTTGCAGATGCCATAACGTATTTAGCTGACTTACTATCTATTAATTGAGCAGCTAATGCTAATCCTTCCATTGAACTAGAACACGCACCAAAAATTCCCAAATATGGTATTCCTAATGTCCTAGCCGCAAAACTACTAGATGTGATCTGATTCATCAAATCCCCGCTTATAAAAAAATTTATATCCTCTTTTTTTATATTTGATTTTTCTATTGCTCTTGCACAAGCATGTTCTAGCATAACCTTTTCCGCTTTTTCAAAGCTATCCTGTCCAACCCATAAATCCTCATGAATTATATCAAAGTCGCTGGCTAGTGCACCATTACCCTCGAATGGCCCTCCAACTGCAGCCGATCCTAATATTATAGGTTTAGAATTAAATATCCATGATTGATGTCCTTTAAGCAACTACATCGCCCCCAGCCATTTTATTGTGATTTTTATTGTAGCTACAATAAAAGCAGAAAAAACTCCAAAAACAATGATTGCTCCAGCAAGTCTAAACATATTTCCAGCTACGCCAAGTACAAATCCTTCACTTCTATGTTCGATTGAAGCAGAAGCTATTGAATTGGCGAATCCTGTAATTGGAACAGCAGACCCAGCTCCAGCCCATTGTCCGAGATGGTCGTAAATTCCTAGTCCAGTAAGCAAAGCTGCAACAAAAATTAAAACTACTAAAGTCGGACCAACTGATGTTTTTTCATTAAAATTAAAATATGTTATAAAAATGGACTGAAACCCTTGGCCAATAGAGCATATAACACCGCCTACAAAAAAAGCTTTAACACAATTTTTTAAAATAGGTCTTTTGGGTTCTATGCTTTTTACAAGCGCATCATACTTTTGCTCCGTTGGGGTTAATTTTTTCTTTTTCATATTGGACATTATTTCACCTTCTAACGTAATAAATATGGTTCTAATTTTTTCATGACTTTATCTAATTCTCCAGCATTTCTTAAATACATTGATTTTGCTGATTCATTTTTAGTCTCTAAAGCAAAAGTCATAAGATCTGCCTGGCTCTTTTGAATACTAGCATATAACATCTCTTTATTCTGCGATTTCGGAACTTGTATAACATCATCAAAGAGGTCCAAATATAAATCACCGGAGGAATCTACCTCACCAATAAAGACATTATCAAGTACTACTCCCTTATTTTCTAGTTCAGTTTTAAGCCAATTTTGATTAAGCCCACTATTGGTAAGACCTTCATCTAATATATTTCCATCTAATATAACTGTCTGAGGTTCCGCCCTTTCTGCAACTTTTATCCCTAAATCATATGAGGTAACAGGCTTTTTATCAGCTTTTAAACTAACATTTATATCCCCTGTTGTTTCCATAACAGCAAACTCAACATCCGCTAAATTAAATGATTTTTTTGAACGTAATTCTTGTAGAAACTCCTGCCCAGTCATTCTTTCTTTAGCTAAGTTATCTTCCATAACCTTGCCATCCTTAATTAATACTCTTTCCTTACCATTTATCATGTTGTAAATCCATTTGCTTTTCATGGAGGCGTAATCTAAAATAATAGGCATCAGTGACCAAACAGCTAGTGCCGTTAGTCCAAAATAGATGTTTGCAATGATGTCTAATGAAATTAAAGTAACTATAAGAGCAATAACTACATACGAAATAAACTCGAATGGAGTAACTTTAGATAAGTTTCTTTTTTTCATAAATCTTGTAACAACTAACGTTAAAAAAAATAATATTATTGAGTTGAATAATATTATAAGCCAACTATTCATTATTTCACCTCACTCAATTACCTTTGTATTGTGGCTCTTCAAACTCTATATAACTTACTCTTTTTTCTAAACTTGTTTTTATTTTACTTATTTCCTCAAATGCTTCTGTATAAATGAGCCTAGCTTCTTTATCTCGTTCCTGTAATGAATATAATCTTAAAGTAGCTTCACATCCTTTTAGAGAAGCTACTGTTTGTTTTACTTTAGAACCAACAGTCATATGAACCTTCCTCTCTTTATTAATCCTCATATAAAATAGTTTGCCTAATATACCTAAATTTAATTCATTTAATATTTAAAAACATTAATATTATTCACAGTTGTCAAGTTATGATTGTTATAATAATGATATATAGTTAAAAAGGAGGAATAGGATATGGCAGAAGCTTTAAAAAATATGTATAACAAGGAGTTCTTACAGCAATTTGGTGAGCAAATATATAATGTCTATAATTCTTTTGATATTAATGGATTTATAGCTACTATAATAGATGATACCTGGGATGAATTAAAACTAATGGAGAGGATGGATCGAATTACTAAAACACTTGGGATCTTTTTACCCCAAAAATATGACGAAGCACTAGAAATACTATTTAAAATTGATGAGTATTGTGTTGGATTTCCATACCTGTTTTTTCCAAACTTTGTTTGCGTGTACGGTTTATCAGATGATAATTGGGAGCTTTCTATGTTAGCTCTTAAACGATTTACTATTAGGTCCTCCTGTGAATTTGCAGTAAGACCGTTTATTATGTCTGATCCAGATCGGATGATAGTTAAAATGCTAGAATGGTCAAAAGACAACAATGAACATGTAAGAAGGCTCGCAAGTGAAGGCTGTCGTCCGCGTCTTCCCTGGGGAATGGCACTTACTATATTTAAGAATGATCCAACGATGGTATTATCTGTACTTAATCAACTAATAGAAGACCCTTCTATTTATGTACGTAAGAGTGTTGCTAACAATTTAAATGACATTTCAAAAGATAATCCTTTTGTAATTGTGGAAACAGTAAGACGTTTAAAAGGAATAAATAAGTATACTGACTGGATACTAAGACATGGCTCTAGAACATTGATTCGCAAAGCAAATCCAGAAATAATGAAGTTATTTGGATATGGTGAATCTATAGATAGACCTATTACCACAAGTGCTACTTTGTCTATAGATCCACCTAATCTAACAATTGGTGAAAGTTGTAAAATCAAATATGAACTTTGCATTCGTGAAGGTGACCCTATACATATACGAATTGAATATGGGATTTATTTTGTACGAGCAAGAGGAAAAACATCCTGTAAATTATTTCTTTTGTCTGATAAAATAGTGACTGGAGGACAATGTCTTACTGGAATCAAGATACATAAATGGGTAGAACTCACTACAAGAAAACATTACCCAGGAGAACATAAAATAGTGATCCTTATTAATGGCTCGGAAGTAGCCTCTTCAATTATGGATTTGATTCTTTAGTCATATTCTTCTTATATTAATTATTAACTCAGCTTACATATTTATGTATTCAAAAATTTACAAAAGCACTCTTACTAACAATTTAGTTAGAAGAGTGCTTTTTACGTTAGCACAAATTACTCGCAATTACTTTAAAATATGTAATTCTTTAATTTAGATCATTATTTAATAGATAAAATAATTTAACGTACTATTTTTTTAATAAATTCTTCTGCCTTTACCACATACCTTATATGAGTTCCTTCACCTATCTTGCCCATGTCATCAAATGCTTCTACTTTAAATGTTAATTTTTTACCTTCTGCCTTTTCAAGTATCGCCTCAGCCCTAACCTTAACTCCAACCGGCGTTGGCTTTATGTGCTTAACGCTAATTTCTATACCAACTGTTGTATATCCAACAGGCAGTTCCTTTTTAACACCATTTTTTGCTGCATTCTCCATAAGAGCTGTCATAGCAGGCGTAGCATAAACATCTAAATCCCCTGATCCATAAGAATTCGCTGTATCACTTTTCCCTACTATCTGCTCTATAACAGATTTCAGTCCTTCATTAAAATTAAATTCCATTTTTATCACTCCACTCTTTTATTATTTATAAATATACAAGTACCTTATTATACTAATATAACATCATTATGAAAGTGTATCAAGTGATTTGACATGCTTATTGTTAAAAATATATCAAAAGGATATATTTCTATCTATAGGTTGAGACAAGGTTATAAATGTATCTGTACTTTGTACTCCTGAGATTACCTGAAGCCTATTCATAAGTAAGTCCTGTAAGTTAGAAATGCTCTTGCACATTACTTTAACAAAAATAGAATATGCACCCGTTGTGTAATGTAGCTCTACTATTTCTTTTATTTCTTTCAATTGTTCTAATACATCTGGATATGAAGATGCCTTGTTAAGATAAATTCCAATAAAACAACATACGTCATATCCAAGTTTGCTTGTATCTAATATAAGTCTTGCGCCTTTAATTAATCCCATTTCTTGCATTTTATTCATTCTAACATGAATTGTGCCACCACTTACATGACAATTCCTCGCGATTTCAAGATAAGGTATTCTAGAGTCTTTAATTAAGATTTCTAATATTTGATAGTCTAATTCATCTAAACCCGGAACATTTAAATCCATACCATCAGCTCCTAATAAATTATTGTATGTACCTAAAATCAACAATATTGTATACTTTATACCATTATATCAAATCAATTAACAAATTAGCAAAAAAACAGCAAATAAATTTATTTCTTTAACATTTTCATACTAAATCCACCTATAAATTATCAATTTTATAAATATATTAAATATTCATTAAATATATTGTAATAAGTCATCAAAAGTATTATTATATTATCAATGGATCAAACAAAAATAAATATTTATCAGGGGGAATTACAATGACAGAATTAATAAAAGCAGAAAAAAAATTATTGGATGTAGCGGTGGCTAAAATTAAAAATAAAAAAATAAAAGATATATTATTCGTTCAACAGTCAGTTTTAAAAGCTGTAGATGAATTTATGTATAAGAGAAGAATAACTAGAATATTACCTCTTATGATGTCTCCAATTACAGATACTTTAAACCATAGCGTTGAAGAATGTGAAATAAGTTATAACAATCAAACTTTCAATGTTATGAAATCAATGATATTCCATAAACAAATGACCATGTTAAACGCAGATATTGATAGTCTTTATATCGTATCTCCAAACATAAGACTCGAAATGGCAACTAGAGGTGATTCGAGACATTTATTTGAATTTACTCAGGTAGACTTTGAATTTAAAGAAAAAACTATGGAAGATATACTTAAATTCATAGAAGAAATCATAACTGCTATATTTAAATTTGTAAAAGAGAACTGTATTCCAGAGTTAACAAGACTTGGTGTAGGTACAGATCATTTAAATATAACTGGACCATTTAAAAAATATACAACAGATGAGATGCAAGCAAAATATGGCGATGATTTCGAAGCAGAAGCATCAAAAGCTGCTACAGAACCTTTCTTCTTAACAAACCATAAAAGAGAATTCTATGATGCTGAAGATTTAGATAACTTAGGCACTTATAGAAATTACGACCTTATCTGGCCACTAGGATTTGGTGAAGGTTTAAGTGGAGGAGAAAGAGAATTTAAACTAGATAGAATACTTTTAAGAATGAGAGAACTTGCAACTGATGAGAATGCATTTAGATATTACATTGAGCTTGCAAAACAAGGAGAAATATTTAAGACTGCAGGAGCTGGATTTGGAGTAGAAAGAATAACAAGGTTTATTACTCAGCAACCTGAGATTAGTGATGTTACATTATTCTGCAGAAAACCTGGTCAGCAATATATATTCTAATTTTTGCTACTAAGAAAATGAAAGATGATGGCTACTTTAATTAGCCATCTTTTCTTTATATTTTATCAACCATATTTTTTTCTGCTGCTTCTACCATTCGCCTCACCATTTCTCCACCAACATTGCCTGAATTTTTTATTTTATTTACAATGTTACTAGGCACATCTCCCATATCTGCATTATTATTTTGCATATTATCTAGTCCCATATCGTTTGCTACTTCCATCTTAAACTTTTGAAGTTTTCCCATTGCTTCTGGTACTAATACTCTTCTAGACATTTTACTACCTCCCTATAATTTTATGTTATAGATAACCAAAAATGATTTCGATTTCTACCCTATATAACTATATTTAGTATTTTATAAAACTGACTTTTTATTCATTGATTTAAATTTAAAATTATTATTTATTTTTTAAAATACAAAAAGCCACCTTAATAAAGGCGGCTTTTTGTGCTATAAATTATTTATATTGCAGTAACTTCAATTGCTTGAAGTCCCTTAGGTCCTTCTTCTGTTTCAAACTGAACTTTTTGACCCTCTTCTAGACTTTTTTCTGATTCACTACCTTGAATTGCGGATATATGAACAAAAACATCTTTTTCGCCTTCAATTTCAATAAATCCAAAGCCTTTTACTGTATTAAACCATTTAACTGTTCCGATTTTCATTAATAAACCTCCAAATAGAAAACACCATTACTTATGATACATTAATTTTGCATCAATAGTGTTACTCTTACAATATACCATAAAATTGGTATATTATCAATTTTGTTAATGATTGAAGTAGTCAGCATCATGCAGAGTCTTACCACTATTAATGGCTTTGATAAAACATCGGAAAATTAGTAAATAATATTAGTATATCCAGACGAGCATTTGAAGAATTTTATAAAGACAGAAAGTGGATTTATAAACACATCCTCTGAAGATTAATATGAAATGTTTACACAAGATAGAAATAAGGGCAAGATAAAACACCTACCTTTGGTATTATTGCCCTAGGTGGGTGCTTTTATTAAATATTTATTCTAGTTATTCTTATCACCAAAATTTAATTAAATTTCATTGATTTCATTATAGTATCAAGTTCAGCATCTGCTTGTTTATCTCCAGAGTATGTATTAATAAAAGTCAATGCATATCCTTTATCAATATAGCAATAATATGTTTGATTAATTTTAGCACCGTTCTTTAAAGTGATTGCTGCCTTTAAAGTATAAAAATCTTTACCTGCGATTTTTTCAGCCTTTGTATCCTCAAAAGTATATTTCATATTAGTTAATTTACTCATATTAGTTTTAGTAATTTCAAGATATTCTTTACCTGTTTTTACTACTACATTTCCTGCTAATCCAAGATTTTCTGTCTGAAATATAATGTTTGATCCTGAAGGCACATTTGCGGAATAATGTTTTTGTGAAACAAAAAACATAAACACAGATTTTTCTTTTGATAAATCCAATGTCTTTTTAGCTGCATCATCTTTAGCAATGACTTTAATACTTGCATTGTATAATGAATTTCGTGTTTTGTCATCCATTACACTCCACTTTTCTGGAATATTTAATGACATCCCAAAAGTTGGTTGTGTATACTTAGTTCCTGCAAAAGAACCAAATTCCAATGTGTTTTTTTCAGCAATAACTGCCTTTTCAGGAATAACTGCCTTTTGTTTTGCGGAACACCCCACAAGTATTAGAGTTAATAAAATAAAAATTGTTGATACTGAAAGTGCCTTTTTTAATAATTTCAAGTAATCTCCCCCTATATAATGTACATTTGCTAATATTACATTATATAGAAGCAATTGTCAACATTTTATAACTTAGGTAGCAATTTATCGCTCACACGGTTTGATATCAGGAACCTTAAGAAATCAAATAAAACATATTAAGGGTTTCTATTCTATCACAAGATAGTTCTGATTTTAACTCACTTGATATTCTTGTTAAAACAGCAATAACTACTGTTTAAGCCATAACTACACCATATTTTACAACGTTATATAATAAATAGTGTAGAATAAAATGCAATTTTCTGATAAAATAAAAATATTGAATAGAATAATAGATAATAGTCAAATGTAAATATTGAGGCTGTAATAAAATGACTAAGTACAAAATTAAGTCAATAGACGATAATTCCATAATGTCCCCGAAGTATGATTTTGTATTTAAATATATATTTGGAAATGAAAAACATAAGGACTTGCTAATAGCACTATTAAGTGACGTACTAGCAGTTCCATATAAGAATTTGAAGGAATAGAAATAATCAATAGTGAATTAATAAGGGACTTTAAGGAAAATAAAAAAGGAATCCTTAATGTACGAGTAAAGACAAAAGTAGGGAAACAAATAGATGTAGAAATACAGATATTGCCAACGGGCTACATGGCAGAACGTACTATTTTCTACTGGAGCAAGATGTATACAAGTCAGATAAAACCAGGAGATACTTATGATAAGCTAAAGAAATGTATAACTATAAATATAGTAGACTTCAAGTGCACTCCAATAAAGAAGCTGTACTCTAGCTATCATCTGACAGAAGATAAAACAGGTTATAGATTGACTGATATAATCGAGGTACATTTTTTAGAAATTCCGAAACTATTTGATGAAGATATTGATCGAGATGAAAATGATCCAATAGTTCAGTGGATGGAATTCTTAGATGCAAAATCGAAGGGAGCGATGGAAATGTTAGCACAAAAAAATAAAGACATAAAGAAAGCCTATGGCTTATTGCAGATAATAAGTAAAGATGAAAAGGCTAGAATGTTATATGAAGCTAGACAGGCAGAAATTAGCGACCAACTTACTCGGATAAAATCTGCAGAAGAAAAAGGAATAAAAAAAGGCATTGAACAAGGAATTGAACAAGGTGAATATAAAAAAGCTATAGAAAATGCCACCAATTTTCTTAAACTTGGAATAAGTGAAGAAATAGTAGCCGAAGGAAGTGGCCTTCCATTAGAAAAAATTATTGAACTAAAAAAGACAATATTGAATTAGAAATAGCCTAAATTTAATAATACTCTTTTCATTAATCCTATACACCAATAAAAGATGTATGGGATTTCTTATGCTAATTTGACTATCCTAGTATTATCTGCTGTTTTAGC
This window of the Clostridium estertheticum genome carries:
- a CDS encoding DNA alkylation repair protein; translated protein: MAEALKNMYNKEFLQQFGEQIYNVYNSFDINGFIATIIDDTWDELKLMERMDRITKTLGIFLPQKYDEALEILFKIDEYCVGFPYLFFPNFVCVYGLSDDNWELSMLALKRFTIRSSCEFAVRPFIMSDPDRMIVKMLEWSKDNNEHVRRLASEGCRPRLPWGMALTIFKNDPTMVLSVLNQLIEDPSIYVRKSVANNLNDISKDNPFVIVETVRRLKGINKYTDWILRHGSRTLIRKANPEIMKLFGYGESIDRPITTSATLSIDPPNLTIGESCKIKYELCIREGDPIHIRIEYGIYFVRARGKTSCKLFLLSDKIVTGGQCLTGIKIHKWVELTTRKHYPGEHKIVILINGSEVASSIMDLIL
- a CDS encoding DUF1657 domain-containing protein — its product is MTVGSKVKQTVASLKGCEATLRLYSLQERDKEARLIYTEAFEEISKIKTSLEKRVSYIEFEEPQYKGN
- a CDS encoding DUF1657 domain-containing protein, which translates into the protein MTVGTQMQQAIAGIQSASATMKTFSLETEDEKAKNDFEQIAVQLDSAMDILKGRQKYIQNQEPQY
- the spoVAD gene encoding stage V sporulation protein AD, whose product is MLKGHQSWIFNSKPIILGSAAVGGPFEGNGALASDFDIIHEDLWVGQDSFEKAEKVMLEHACARAIEKSNIKKEDINFFISGDLMNQITSSSFAARTLGIPYLGIFGACSSSMEGLALAAQLIDSKSAKYVMASASSHNATAEKQYRYPTEYGGQRPPTAQWTVTGAGAAVLCGEGVGPRVTSATMGRVIDMGISDPYNMGAAMAPAAVDTIEAHFRDLNIDDSYYDLIATGDLGKVGHEIAISLLKDHGIEMMPNIFTDCGLLIYKKDQPVFSGGSGCGCSATVTYGHFLNRMRRGELKRILIVATGALMSPISYQQKESIPCIAHAVSIEM
- a CDS encoding thioesterase family protein — translated: MEFNFNEGLKSVIEQIVGKSDTANSYGSGDLDVYATPAMTALMENAAKNGVKKELPVGYTTVGIEISVKHIKPTPVGVKVRAEAILEKAEGKKLTFKVEAFDDMGKIGEGTHIRYVVKAEEFIKKIVR
- a CDS encoding methylated-DNA--[protein]-cysteine S-methyltransferase encodes the protein MNNIFYYETIIGKIGIVENGVAITQMNFAPKMPEGINVNETVLLKKANMQLQEYFSGKRKIFDLPLAPSGTEFQQKVWSSLLEIPYGKTNSYKDIAKNIGNIKAARAVGMANNKNPIFILIPCHRVIGANGKLVGYAGGLSVKEKLLEIEKQNENN
- the spoVAC gene encoding stage V sporulation protein AC; the protein is MSNMKKKKLTPTEQKYDALVKSIEPKRPILKNCVKAFFVGGVICSIGQGFQSIFITYFNFNEKTSVGPTLVVLIFVAALLTGLGIYDHLGQWAGAGSAVPITGFANSIASASIEHRSEGFVLGVAGNMFRLAGAIIVFGVFSAFIVATIKITIKWLGAM
- the spoVAE gene encoding stage V sporulation protein AE, whose translation is MEKFILAFIVGGLICVIGQLIMDILKITPAHTTCTLVVIGTILGGLGLYDPLVKIAGAGAFVPISSFGNTLVAGALIDAEQTGFIGVFTGVFKAASSGIAAAIIFGFIGAIIFKPKG
- a CDS encoding DUF421 domain-containing protein, whose translation is MNSWLIILFNSIILFFLTLVVTRFMKKRNLSKVTPFEFISYVVIALIVTLISLDIIANIYFGLTALAVWSLMPIILDYASMKSKWIYNMINGKERVLIKDGKVMEDNLAKERMTGQEFLQELRSKKSFNLADVEFAVMETTGDINVSLKADKKPVTSYDLGIKVAERAEPQTVILDGNILDEGLTNSGLNQNWLKTELENKGVVLDNVFIGEVDSSGDLYLDLFDDVIQVPKSQNKEMLYASIQKSQADLMTFALETKNESAKSMYLRNAGELDKVMKKLEPYLLR